One stretch of Theropithecus gelada isolate Dixy chromosome 12, Tgel_1.0, whole genome shotgun sequence DNA includes these proteins:
- the ECEL1 gene encoding endothelin-converting enzyme-like 1 isoform X2 yields MEPPYSLTAHYDEFQEVKYVSRCGAGGARGASLPPGFPLGAARSATGARSGLPRWNRREVCLLSGLVFAAGLCAILAAMLALKYLGPVAAGGGACPEGCPERKAFARAARFLAANLDASIDPCQDFYSFACGGWLRRHAIPDDKLTYGTIAAIGEQNEERLRRLLARPGGGPGGAAQRKVRAFFRSCLDMHEIERLGPRPMLEVIEDCGGWDLGGAEERPGVAARWDLNRLLYKAQGVYSAAALFSLTVSLDDRNSSRYVIRIDQDGLTLPERTLYLAQDEESEKILAAYRVFMERVLSLLGADAVEQKAQEILQVEQRLANITVSEYDDLRRDVSSMYNKVTLGQLQKITPHLRWKWLLDQIFQEDFSEEEEVVLLATDYMQQVSQLIRSTPRRVLHNYLVWRVVVVLSEHLSPPFREALHELAREMEGSDKPQELARVCLGQANRHFGMALGALFVHEHFSAASKAKVQQLVEDIKYILGQRLEELDWMDAETRAAARAKLQYMMVMVGYPDFLLKPDAVDKEYEFEVHEKTYFKNILNSIRFSIQLSVKKIRQEVDKWLLPPQALNAYYLPNKNQMVFPAGILQPTLYDPDFPQSLNYGGIGTIIGHELTHGYDDWGGQYDRSGNLLHWWTEASYTHFLRKAECIVRLYDNFTVYNQRVNGKHTLGENIADMGGLKLAYHAYQKWVREHGPEHPLPRLKYTHDQLFFIAFAQNWCIKRRSQSIYLQVLTDKHAPEHYRVLGSVSQFEEFGRAFHCPKDTPMNPAHKCSVW; encoded by the exons ATGGAGCCCCCGTATTCGCTGACAGCGCACTACGATGAGTTCCAAGAGGTCAAGTACGTGAGCCGCTGCGGTGCGGGGGGCGCGCGCGGGGCCTCCCTGCCCCCGGGCTTCCCGTTGGGTGCTGCGCGCAGCGCCACCGGGGCCCGGTCCGGACTGCCGCGCTGGAACCGGCGCGAGGTGTGCCTGCTGTCGGGGCTGGTGTTCGCCGCCGGCCTCTGTGCCATCCTGGCGGCTATGCTGGCTCTCAAGTACCTGGGCCCGGTCGCTGCCGGCGGCGGCGCCTGTCCCGAGGGCTGCCCTGAGCGCAAGGCCTTCGCGCGTGCCGCTCGCTTCCTAGCCGCCAACCTGGACGCCAGCATCGACCCATGCCAAGACTTCTACTCGTTCGCCTGCGGTGGCTGGCTGCGGCGCCATGCCATCCCCGACGACAAGCTCACCTATGGCACCATCGCGGCCATCGGCGAGCAGAACGAGGAGCGCCTGCGGCGCCTGCTGGCGCGGCCCGGGGGTGGGCCCGGCGGCGCGGCCCAGCGCAAGGTGCGCGCCTTCTTCCGCTCCTGCCTAGACATGCACGAGATCGAGCGACTGGGCCCGCGGCCCATGCTGGAGGTAATCGAGGACTGCGGGGGCTGGGACTTGGGCGGCGCAGAGGAGCGTCCGGGGGTCGCTGCGCGATGGGACCTCAACCGGCTGCTGTACAAGGCGCAGGGCGTGTACAGCGCCGCCGCGCTCTTCTCGCTCACGGTCAGCCTGGACGACAGGAACTCCTCGCGCTACGTCATCCGC ATTGACCAGGATGGGCTCACCCTGCCAGAGAGGACCCTGTACCTAGCTCAGGATGAGGAGAGTGAGAAG ATTCTGGCAGCATACAGGGTGTTCATGGAGCGagtgctcagcctcctgggtgcaGATGCTGTGGAACAGAAGGCCCAGGAGATCCTGCAGGTGGAGCAGCGACTGGCCAAT ATCACTGTGTCAGAGTATGATGACCTACGGCGAGATGTCAGCTCCATGTACAACAAGGTGACGCTGGGGCAGCTGCAGAAGATCACCCCCCAT TTGCGGTGGAAGTGGCTGCTAGACCAGATCTTCCAGGAGGACTTctcagaggaagaggaggtggtgCTGCTGGCGACAGACTACATGCAGCAGGTGTCCCAGCTCATCCGCTCCACACCCCGCCG GGTCCTGCACAACTACCTGGTGTGGCGCGTGGTGGTGGTCCTGAGTGAGCATCTGTCCCCGCCATTCCGTGAGGCGCTGCATGAGCTGGCACGGGAGATGGAGGGCAGCGACAAGCCACAGGAGCTGGCCCGGGTCTGCCTGGGCCAGGCCAACCGCCACTTTGGCATGGCGCTTGGTGCCCTCTTTGTACACGAGCACTTCTCAGCTGCCAGCAAAGCCAAG GTGCAGCAGCTGGTAGAAGACATCAAGTACATCCTGGGCCAGCGGCTGGAGGAGCTGGACTGGATGGATGCTGAGACCAGGGCTGCCGCTCGGGCCAAG CTCCAGTACATGATGGTGATGGTCGGCTACCCAGACTTCCTGCTGAAACCTGATGCTGTGGACAAGGAATATGAG TTTGAGGTCCATGAGAAGACCTACTTCAAGAACATCTTGAACAGCATCCGGTTCAGCATCCAGCTCTCAGTTAAGAAGATTCGGCAGGAGGTGGACAA GTGGCTACTCCCGCCACAGGCGCTCAATGCCTACTATCTACCCAACAAGAACCAAATGG TGTTCCCCGCGGGCATCCTGCAGCCCACCCTGTATGACCCTGACTTCCCACA GTCTCTCAACTACGGGGGCATCGGTACCATCATTGGACATGAGCTGACCCACGGCTACGACGACTGGG GGGGCCAGTATGACCGCTCAGGGAACCTGCTGCACTGGTGGACTGAGGCCTCCTACACCCACTTCCTGCGAAAGGCCGAGTGCATCGTCCGTCTCTATGACAATTTCACTGTCTACAACCAGCGG GTGAACGGGAAACACACGCTTGGGGAGAACATCGCAGATATGGGTGGCCTCAAGCTGGCCTACCAC GCCTATCAGAAGTGGGTGCGGGAGCACGGCCCAGAGCACCCACTGCCCCGGCTCAAGTACACACACGACCAGCTCTTCTTCATTGCCTTTGCCCAG AACTGGTGCATCAAGCGGCGGTCTCAGTCCATCTACCTTCAGGTGCTGACCGACAAGCATGCCCCTGAGCACTACAG ggTTCTGGGCAGCGTGTCCCAGTTTGAGGAGTTTGGCCGGGCTTTCCACTGTCCCAAGGACACGCCCATGAACCCTGCCCACAAGTGTTCCGTGTGGTGA
- the ECEL1 gene encoding endothelin-converting enzyme-like 1 isoform X1, whose amino-acid sequence MEPPYSLTAHYDEFQEVKYVSRCGAGGARGASLPPGFPLGAARSATGARSGLPRWNRREVCLLSGLVFAAGLCAILAAMLALKYLGPVAAGGGACPEGCPERKAFARAARFLAANLDASIDPCQDFYSFACGGWLRRHAIPDDKLTYGTIAAIGEQNEERLRRLLARPGGGPGGAAQRKVRAFFRSCLDMHEIERLGPRPMLEVIEDCGGWDLGGAEERPGVAARWDLNRLLYKAQGVYSAAALFSLTVSLDDRNSSRYVIRIDQDGLTLPERTLYLAQDEESEKILAAYRVFMERVLSLLGADAVEQKAQEILQVEQRLANITVSEYDDLRRDVSSMYNKVTLGQLQKITPHLRWKWLLDQIFQEDFSEEEEVVLLATDYMQQVSQLIRSTPRRVLHNYLVWRVVVVLSEHLSPPFREALHELAREMEGSDKPQELARVCLGQANRHFGMALGALFVHEHFSAASKAKVQQLVEDIKYILGQRLEELDWMDAETRAAARAKLQYMMVMVGYPDFLLKPDAVDKEYEFEVHEKTYFKNILNSIRFSIQLSVKKIRQEVDKSTWLLPPQALNAYYLPNKNQMVFPAGILQPTLYDPDFPQSLNYGGIGTIIGHELTHGYDDWGGQYDRSGNLLHWWTEASYTHFLRKAECIVRLYDNFTVYNQRVNGKHTLGENIADMGGLKLAYHAYQKWVREHGPEHPLPRLKYTHDQLFFIAFAQNWCIKRRSQSIYLQVLTDKHAPEHYRVLGSVSQFEEFGRAFHCPKDTPMNPAHKCSVW is encoded by the exons ATGGAGCCCCCGTATTCGCTGACAGCGCACTACGATGAGTTCCAAGAGGTCAAGTACGTGAGCCGCTGCGGTGCGGGGGGCGCGCGCGGGGCCTCCCTGCCCCCGGGCTTCCCGTTGGGTGCTGCGCGCAGCGCCACCGGGGCCCGGTCCGGACTGCCGCGCTGGAACCGGCGCGAGGTGTGCCTGCTGTCGGGGCTGGTGTTCGCCGCCGGCCTCTGTGCCATCCTGGCGGCTATGCTGGCTCTCAAGTACCTGGGCCCGGTCGCTGCCGGCGGCGGCGCCTGTCCCGAGGGCTGCCCTGAGCGCAAGGCCTTCGCGCGTGCCGCTCGCTTCCTAGCCGCCAACCTGGACGCCAGCATCGACCCATGCCAAGACTTCTACTCGTTCGCCTGCGGTGGCTGGCTGCGGCGCCATGCCATCCCCGACGACAAGCTCACCTATGGCACCATCGCGGCCATCGGCGAGCAGAACGAGGAGCGCCTGCGGCGCCTGCTGGCGCGGCCCGGGGGTGGGCCCGGCGGCGCGGCCCAGCGCAAGGTGCGCGCCTTCTTCCGCTCCTGCCTAGACATGCACGAGATCGAGCGACTGGGCCCGCGGCCCATGCTGGAGGTAATCGAGGACTGCGGGGGCTGGGACTTGGGCGGCGCAGAGGAGCGTCCGGGGGTCGCTGCGCGATGGGACCTCAACCGGCTGCTGTACAAGGCGCAGGGCGTGTACAGCGCCGCCGCGCTCTTCTCGCTCACGGTCAGCCTGGACGACAGGAACTCCTCGCGCTACGTCATCCGC ATTGACCAGGATGGGCTCACCCTGCCAGAGAGGACCCTGTACCTAGCTCAGGATGAGGAGAGTGAGAAG ATTCTGGCAGCATACAGGGTGTTCATGGAGCGagtgctcagcctcctgggtgcaGATGCTGTGGAACAGAAGGCCCAGGAGATCCTGCAGGTGGAGCAGCGACTGGCCAAT ATCACTGTGTCAGAGTATGATGACCTACGGCGAGATGTCAGCTCCATGTACAACAAGGTGACGCTGGGGCAGCTGCAGAAGATCACCCCCCAT TTGCGGTGGAAGTGGCTGCTAGACCAGATCTTCCAGGAGGACTTctcagaggaagaggaggtggtgCTGCTGGCGACAGACTACATGCAGCAGGTGTCCCAGCTCATCCGCTCCACACCCCGCCG GGTCCTGCACAACTACCTGGTGTGGCGCGTGGTGGTGGTCCTGAGTGAGCATCTGTCCCCGCCATTCCGTGAGGCGCTGCATGAGCTGGCACGGGAGATGGAGGGCAGCGACAAGCCACAGGAGCTGGCCCGGGTCTGCCTGGGCCAGGCCAACCGCCACTTTGGCATGGCGCTTGGTGCCCTCTTTGTACACGAGCACTTCTCAGCTGCCAGCAAAGCCAAG GTGCAGCAGCTGGTAGAAGACATCAAGTACATCCTGGGCCAGCGGCTGGAGGAGCTGGACTGGATGGATGCTGAGACCAGGGCTGCCGCTCGGGCCAAG CTCCAGTACATGATGGTGATGGTCGGCTACCCAGACTTCCTGCTGAAACCTGATGCTGTGGACAAGGAATATGAG TTTGAGGTCCATGAGAAGACCTACTTCAAGAACATCTTGAACAGCATCCGGTTCAGCATCCAGCTCTCAGTTAAGAAGATTCGGCAGGAGGTGGACAAGTCCAC GTGGCTACTCCCGCCACAGGCGCTCAATGCCTACTATCTACCCAACAAGAACCAAATGG TGTTCCCCGCGGGCATCCTGCAGCCCACCCTGTATGACCCTGACTTCCCACA GTCTCTCAACTACGGGGGCATCGGTACCATCATTGGACATGAGCTGACCCACGGCTACGACGACTGGG GGGGCCAGTATGACCGCTCAGGGAACCTGCTGCACTGGTGGACTGAGGCCTCCTACACCCACTTCCTGCGAAAGGCCGAGTGCATCGTCCGTCTCTATGACAATTTCACTGTCTACAACCAGCGG GTGAACGGGAAACACACGCTTGGGGAGAACATCGCAGATATGGGTGGCCTCAAGCTGGCCTACCAC GCCTATCAGAAGTGGGTGCGGGAGCACGGCCCAGAGCACCCACTGCCCCGGCTCAAGTACACACACGACCAGCTCTTCTTCATTGCCTTTGCCCAG AACTGGTGCATCAAGCGGCGGTCTCAGTCCATCTACCTTCAGGTGCTGACCGACAAGCATGCCCCTGAGCACTACAG ggTTCTGGGCAGCGTGTCCCAGTTTGAGGAGTTTGGCCGGGCTTTCCACTGTCCCAAGGACACGCCCATGAACCCTGCCCACAAGTGTTCCGTGTGGTGA